Proteins from a single region of Runella sp. SP2:
- the lon gene encoding endopeptidase La: MKIDPNELYTRLMLAESDIDNLEILPLGGPEGDDEPIEMPDELAILPLRNTVLFPGMVIPVTVGRQKSIRLVKKAYKGDRIIGVIAQKNQDKAEPTSTDLYDIGTMGYIIKMITLPDGNTTIILQGRQRFRVSDYVREEPYMIAKVSPIEDYFPNQNKKESKALIQSLRDSAHRILRLNPDIPQEARIALDNIESPTFLTHFLSSNLNAEVAEKQDLLEKATIAEQAVKLLELMMREIQMLELKRDIQSKASSDIDQQQRDYFLRQQIKVLQDELGMETPERELEDIRFRASKKKWPESAKKHFDKEAQKLQRINPMAPDYPVTLNYLELMVDLPWGEYTKDNFDLKRAQKILDADHFGLEKVKERIIEYLAVLKLKNSLKAPILCLYGPPGVGKTSLGKSVAKALGRKYIRMALGGLHDEAEIRGHRKTYIGAMPGKIIQNIKKSGSSNPVFILDEIDKVSSNFRGDPASALLEVLDPEQNNAFNDNYLEVEYDLSRVMFVATANSLESIHPALRDRMEIIELTGYTVEEKLQIAKKYLVPKQRKDHGLDNKSFSVDDKALVKVIENYTRESGVRNLEQKIGTLVRKIAKSIALEEEYPKTIKAEHIEKWLGAEIFDKDSYQGNDTAGIVTGLAWTSVGGEILFIESSLSRGKGGLTLSGQLGDVMKESAITALSYLKAHSDDLAIDYRIFHNYDLHIHIPAGAVPKDGPSAGITMLTSIASIFTQRRIKPHLAMTGEITLRGKVLPVGGIKEKILAAGRAGIKDIIMCSKNRKDVEEINASYIKNLTFHYVDTVQDVLAIALLPEKVKNPMQFILPEEKKESTSLSVN; this comes from the coding sequence ATGAAAATTGACCCAAACGAACTATATACTCGACTCATGTTGGCGGAATCAGACATTGATAACCTCGAAATACTTCCCCTTGGAGGTCCTGAAGGCGACGATGAGCCGATTGAAATGCCCGATGAACTAGCCATTCTTCCCCTTAGGAATACCGTTTTGTTCCCTGGCATGGTCATCCCTGTGACAGTCGGACGCCAGAAATCCATTCGTTTGGTTAAAAAGGCGTACAAAGGCGACCGAATTATTGGGGTCATTGCCCAAAAAAATCAGGATAAAGCCGAACCTACCAGTACAGATTTGTACGACATTGGGACGATGGGCTACATCATCAAAATGATTACCCTTCCCGACGGTAACACCACAATTATTTTACAAGGACGCCAACGTTTTAGGGTTAGTGATTACGTTCGCGAAGAGCCTTATATGATTGCTAAAGTATCTCCCATCGAAGATTACTTTCCCAATCAAAACAAAAAAGAGTCAAAAGCACTCATTCAGTCGCTGCGTGACTCCGCACACAGAATTCTTCGTCTCAATCCAGATATTCCTCAAGAAGCGCGTATCGCTTTGGATAACATAGAAAGTCCAACGTTTTTGACCCATTTCTTATCGTCAAATCTCAATGCCGAAGTAGCCGAAAAACAAGACTTGCTTGAAAAAGCTACCATCGCTGAACAAGCCGTCAAGTTGCTTGAGCTGATGATGCGTGAGATTCAAATGCTCGAACTCAAACGCGACATTCAGTCGAAGGCCAGTTCGGACATTGACCAACAACAGCGCGACTATTTCTTGCGTCAGCAAATCAAGGTATTGCAAGATGAGCTAGGCATGGAAACCCCCGAACGCGAATTGGAAGACATTCGTTTTCGCGCCTCAAAGAAAAAATGGCCAGAAAGTGCCAAAAAACATTTTGACAAAGAGGCACAAAAGCTCCAGCGTATCAACCCAATGGCACCTGATTACCCCGTGACACTCAACTACCTCGAATTGATGGTTGATTTGCCATGGGGGGAATATACAAAAGACAATTTTGACTTAAAGAGAGCACAAAAAATCCTTGATGCTGACCACTTTGGACTAGAAAAGGTCAAAGAGCGTATCATTGAATACCTTGCCGTTCTCAAACTTAAAAATAGCCTCAAAGCTCCTATTTTGTGTTTGTATGGCCCTCCAGGGGTAGGAAAAACGTCGTTAGGAAAATCAGTAGCCAAAGCCCTCGGACGTAAGTACATCCGTATGGCATTGGGTGGTTTGCACGACGAAGCCGAAATCCGCGGACACCGTAAAACATACATCGGGGCGATGCCAGGCAAAATCATCCAAAACATCAAAAAATCGGGTTCTTCCAATCCTGTTTTTATCTTGGATGAAATAGACAAAGTAAGCTCTAATTTCCGTGGCGACCCTGCATCTGCCCTGCTTGAAGTGCTCGACCCCGAACAAAACAACGCCTTCAATGACAATTACCTAGAGGTAGAATACGATTTGTCGCGGGTAATGTTTGTTGCAACCGCCAACTCATTGGAAAGTATTCATCCCGCCCTACGCGACCGCATGGAAATCATTGAGTTGACGGGCTATACGGTGGAAGAAAAATTGCAGATTGCAAAAAAATACCTTGTTCCAAAACAACGCAAAGACCACGGTTTAGACAACAAGTCTTTTTCAGTTGACGACAAGGCATTGGTGAAAGTAATCGAAAACTATACGCGCGAATCGGGAGTACGTAACCTCGAACAAAAAATTGGTACGCTCGTTCGTAAGATTGCCAAGTCGATTGCGCTTGAAGAAGAATATCCGAAAACAATCAAGGCCGAGCACATTGAAAAATGGTTAGGTGCCGAAATCTTTGACAAAGATTCTTACCAAGGCAATGACACGGCAGGTATCGTAACGGGCTTGGCATGGACGTCGGTTGGGGGTGAAATCTTGTTTATCGAATCAAGTTTGAGCCGTGGAAAAGGAGGATTAACCCTTTCTGGACAGCTCGGGGATGTTATGAAAGAATCGGCCATTACAGCGCTTTCGTACCTCAAAGCCCACTCGGACGACTTGGCCATCGACTACCGTATTTTCCATAATTACGATCTTCACATCCACATTCCTGCGGGAGCGGTGCCAAAGGATGGCCCTTCGGCGGGTATCACGATGCTGACGTCGATAGCCTCAATTTTCACCCAACGTCGCATCAAGCCACATTTAGCTATGACGGGCGAAATCACCCTTCGTGGCAAAGTATTGCCCGTTGGAGGCATCAAAGAAAAAATATTGGCCGCTGGCCGCGCGGGCATCAAAGACATTATTATGTGTTCAAAAAACCGCAAAGATGTCGAAGAAATAAATGCTAGTTACATCAAAAACCTGACGTTTCATTACGTGGACACAGTTCAAGATGTGTTAGCGATTGCTTTGTTGCCCGAGAAAGTTAAAAATCCAATGCAGTTTATTTTGCCCGAAGAAAAAAAGGAAAGTACCTCCTTATCGGTCAATTAA
- the groL gene encoding chaperonin GroEL (60 kDa chaperone family; promotes refolding of misfolded polypeptides especially under stressful conditions; forms two stacked rings of heptamers to form a barrel-shaped 14mer; ends can be capped by GroES; misfolded proteins enter the barrel where they are refolded when GroES binds), which translates to MAKKIFFDTEARDKIKKGVDTLANAVKVTLGPKGRNVIIDKKFGSPAITKDGVTVAKEIELKDAMENMGAQLVKEVASKTADAAGDGTTTATVLAQAIYAIGSKNVAAGANPMDLKRGIDKAVLAVTANLASQAQTVGDDFSKIAQVATISANHDEEIGNMIADAMKKVGTEGVITVEEARGTETEVKTVEGMQFDRGYLSPYFVTNAEKMEAELEKPFILISEKKVSSMKELLPVLEGVAQTGRPLLIIAEDVDGEALATLVVNKIRGALKVCAVKAPGFGDRRKAMLEDIAILTGGTVIAEERGFKLENADLSYLGHCEKIIIDKDNSTIVNGSGDQEQIKARVNQIKSQIENTTSDYDREKLQERLAKLSGGVAILYIGAATEVEMKEKKDRVDDALHATRAAVEEGIVTGGGVALIRAISALDDIQASNDDENTGINIIRQALESPLRTIVANAGGEGSVVINRIKDEKGGFGYNAKNDTYEDLFAAGIIDPKKVTRLALENAASIAGLLLTTECMIADEPEESAGAGAGAHGHGGGMGGMM; encoded by the coding sequence ATGGCAAAGAAAATATTCTTCGATACAGAAGCTCGTGACAAAATCAAAAAAGGTGTTGATACACTTGCTAACGCAGTAAAAGTAACGCTCGGACCTAAAGGCCGTAACGTTATCATTGACAAGAAATTCGGCTCACCTGCTATCACCAAAGACGGTGTAACAGTAGCGAAAGAAATCGAATTGAAAGATGCGATGGAAAACATGGGTGCTCAACTCGTGAAAGAAGTTGCTTCTAAAACTGCCGATGCTGCTGGGGATGGTACAACGACTGCGACTGTATTGGCGCAAGCGATTTATGCGATCGGTTCTAAAAACGTAGCCGCTGGTGCAAACCCAATGGATTTGAAGCGTGGTATCGATAAAGCTGTTTTGGCCGTAACTGCTAACCTTGCTTCTCAAGCCCAAACGGTAGGCGACGATTTCAGCAAAATTGCTCAAGTTGCTACTATCTCAGCTAACCATGACGAAGAAATCGGTAACATGATTGCTGACGCCATGAAAAAAGTAGGTACTGAAGGGGTAATCACAGTTGAAGAAGCTCGCGGTACTGAAACTGAAGTAAAAACAGTAGAAGGTATGCAGTTTGACCGTGGTTATTTGTCACCATATTTCGTGACAAACGCGGAAAAAATGGAAGCCGAATTGGAGAAACCTTTCATCTTGATTTCTGAGAAGAAAGTATCTTCAATGAAAGAATTGTTGCCTGTATTGGAAGGTGTTGCTCAAACTGGCCGTCCATTGTTGATCATCGCTGAAGACGTAGATGGCGAAGCGCTTGCAACATTGGTAGTAAACAAAATCCGTGGTGCCTTGAAAGTGTGTGCGGTAAAAGCGCCAGGTTTTGGCGACCGTCGTAAAGCCATGTTGGAAGACATCGCAATCTTGACTGGCGGTACAGTTATCGCCGAAGAGCGTGGTTTCAAATTGGAAAACGCTGACCTTTCTTACCTAGGTCACTGCGAGAAAATCATCATTGACAAAGACAACTCAACGATTGTGAACGGTTCGGGTGACCAAGAGCAAATCAAAGCCCGTGTTAACCAAATTAAATCACAAATCGAAAATACAACTTCTGACTACGATCGCGAAAAATTGCAAGAGCGTTTGGCGAAATTGTCAGGTGGCGTAGCTATCCTTTACATTGGTGCTGCTACGGAAGTTGAAATGAAAGAGAAAAAAGACCGCGTAGATGACGCCCTTCACGCAACTCGCGCTGCGGTTGAAGAAGGTATCGTAACTGGTGGTGGTGTTGCACTTATCCGTGCCATCTCTGCATTGGATGATATTCAAGCTTCAAACGATGATGAAAACACAGGTATCAACATCATTCGTCAAGCGTTGGAGTCTCCACTTCGTACCATCGTTGCCAACGCAGGTGGCGAAGGTTCGGTAGTTATCAACCGCATCAAAGATGAAAAAGGCGGTTTTGGTTACAACGCCAAAAACGACACTTACGAAGATCTTTTCGCAGCAGGTATCATCGACCCTAAGAAAGTAACTCGTTTGGCACTTGAAAACGCTGCGTCTATCGCAGGTTTGTTGTTGACAACTGAGTGTATGATTGCTGACGAACCAGAAGAAAGCGCTGGCGCAGGTGCAGGTGCTCACGGTCACGGTGGTGGCATGGGCGGCATGATGTAA
- the groES gene encoding co-chaperone GroES: MSEVKVKPLADRVLVQTAPAEEKTAFGIIIPDTAKEKPQRGTVVAVGPGKKDEPLTVKVGDTILYGKYAGTEITVEGQEYLIMRESDIFAII, translated from the coding sequence ATGTCAGAAGTAAAAGTTAAACCATTAGCTGATCGCGTTCTAGTGCAAACTGCACCTGCTGAAGAAAAAACTGCATTTGGAATCATCATTCCAGACACTGCAAAAGAAAAACCACAACGTGGTACTGTAGTAGCAGTAGGTCCAGGTAAAAAAGACGAGCCCCTAACAGTAAAAGTAGGAGATACTATTTTGTATGGTAAGTACGCTGGTACCGAAATCACCGTTGAAGGCCAAGAGTACCTTATCATGCGCGAATCTGACATTTTCGCTATTATCTAA
- a CDS encoding TetR/AcrR family transcriptional regulator: protein MGIVERRERMKKQLRADILKTARDIAREESWAAVSIRKIADVIEYSPPMLYEYFDNKDKILETIRNDGFAALHEELQKLKTLYRSPEKLLTEFAQIQWRFALEQTEVFQVMFNIDGANCLSKQVYQAEFAKLNTHPVWEALAQIRPRSADAVSKTFYEWWCLTYGFLLISIVTQPRPQLPNLEPIFMESVRRFVRGLS from the coding sequence ATGGGAATTGTTGAACGTCGTGAGCGCATGAAAAAGCAATTGCGCGCTGATATTTTAAAAACTGCCAGGGACATTGCGCGTGAAGAAAGTTGGGCGGCGGTCTCTATCCGTAAAATCGCCGACGTGATTGAATACAGCCCACCGATGCTCTACGAATATTTCGACAACAAGGATAAAATTTTAGAAACCATCCGCAACGATGGCTTTGCGGCACTGCACGAAGAATTGCAAAAATTAAAGACCCTGTACCGAAGTCCCGAAAAATTACTGACGGAGTTTGCCCAAATCCAGTGGCGTTTTGCTTTAGAACAAACGGAGGTGTTTCAGGTCATGTTTAACATAGACGGCGCCAACTGTCTTTCAAAACAAGTCTATCAAGCAGAATTTGCCAAACTCAACACCCACCCCGTTTGGGAAGCACTGGCCCAAATCCGCCCGAGGTCTGCCGATGCGGTTTCCAAGACTTTTTATGAGTGGTGGTGCTTGACGTACGGCTTCTTACTCATTTCGATTGTCACGCAGCCTCGTCCGCAACTTCCCAACCTCGAACCTATTTTTATGGAATCAGTCCGACGGTTTGTAAGAGGGCTTAGTTAA
- a CDS encoding redoxin domain-containing protein: MSLQKGDKAPDFKLFNTEKKEVSLEDFKGKNLIIHFFPLAFTGVCTTQLCTMRDNIEYYTRLNAEVLGVSIDSIFSLGKFRSEQNYTFDLLSDFNKKMIQDYGVFCENFVFGMNGVAKRAAFVIDKDGTIQYAEVLESAGNLPDFGAIKATLESL; encoded by the coding sequence ATGTCATTACAAAAAGGCGACAAAGCACCTGATTTTAAACTTTTCAATACCGAGAAAAAAGAGGTTTCTCTCGAAGATTTTAAAGGTAAAAACCTCATCATCCATTTTTTCCCATTGGCTTTTACGGGGGTTTGTACTACCCAACTCTGCACCATGCGCGACAACATTGAGTACTACACACGCCTCAATGCTGAAGTGTTAGGTGTGTCGATTGACTCCATTTTCAGCTTGGGCAAATTCCGTTCTGAGCAAAATTACACCTTCGATTTGTTGTCGGATTTCAATAAAAAAATGATTCAAGACTACGGTGTTTTCTGCGAAAACTTTGTTTTTGGCATGAATGGCGTCGCAAAACGCGCGGCTTTTGTCATCGACAAGGACGGCACCATCCAATACGCCGAAGTCCTCGAAAGTGCAGGCAACTTGCCTGATTTCGGTGCCATCAAAGCCACCCTCGAATCGCTTTAA
- a CDS encoding ROK family protein codes for MQTIWGIDLGGTKIEGVVLSSPSPDSVLIRKRIDTEAHKGYAHIASQIVRLVRELEAETGFKAEKIGVGTPGTVEPSTGLMKNCNTTCLNDMPLRSDLMSMLGIPVEIANDANCFALAEAVMGIVPDVVPTFNCVFGVIMGTGVGGGVVLKGKDGQAFVLNGVQGIGGEWGHNELEPNGDDCYCGKKGCVEQVLSGPALQRFYAKISGEQITMKEIMKRYEAGNDPYAAQTIDRMLEYFGKAVSVLMNILDPDAIVLGGGVGNIDLLYTEGVERAKKYIFNSGRVETKILRPKLGDSAGVFGAAMLVS; via the coding sequence ATGCAGACCATTTGGGGAATAGACCTTGGCGGAACAAAAATTGAAGGCGTTGTATTGTCATCACCTTCTCCTGATTCAGTTTTGATTCGTAAACGTATTGATACAGAAGCACATAAAGGGTATGCGCACATCGCCAGTCAGATTGTAAGGCTTGTCAGAGAGCTGGAAGCTGAGACGGGTTTTAAGGCGGAAAAAATAGGCGTAGGTACGCCAGGAACGGTTGAGCCTTCGACTGGATTAATGAAAAATTGTAACACAACTTGTTTGAATGACATGCCTTTGCGCAGTGATTTGATGAGCATGTTGGGAATACCTGTAGAAATCGCCAATGATGCCAATTGTTTTGCGCTTGCGGAGGCTGTCATGGGAATTGTACCTGATGTCGTTCCAACTTTTAACTGTGTTTTTGGCGTCATCATGGGAACAGGCGTTGGTGGTGGTGTGGTTTTGAAAGGAAAAGACGGCCAAGCATTTGTCCTCAACGGCGTACAAGGAATTGGAGGAGAGTGGGGGCATAACGAGTTGGAACCCAACGGAGACGACTGTTATTGCGGCAAAAAAGGGTGCGTAGAACAAGTACTTTCGGGGCCTGCTTTACAGCGTTTTTATGCTAAAATTAGTGGTGAACAAATTACGATGAAAGAAATAATGAAACGCTATGAAGCGGGAAATGACCCATACGCTGCCCAGACCATCGACCGAATGTTGGAGTATTTTGGCAAGGCGGTGTCGGTATTGATGAATATTTTGGATCCTGATGCCATTGTGCTTGGTGGCGGGGTTGGAAACATTGATTTGTTATACACCGAAGGGGTTGAACGGGCTAAAAAATACATTTTCAACAGCGGAAGAGTCGAAACCAAAATACTTCGACCCAAGTTAGGAGATAGTGCAGGGGTATTTGGCGCGGCCATGCTCGTAAGCTAA
- a CDS encoding EVE domain-containing protein, giving the protein MNYWLVKSEPFVYSWNDFVTAGKSVWDGVRNYQARNNLQAMKEGDWVLFYHSNEGMEVVGIAQVLKEAYPDPTTDDPRWVVVELVPVQPLVQPVTLKQIKADNRLDQIALIRQSRLSVMPIRPEEFDVILSLSQNEST; this is encoded by the coding sequence ATGAATTATTGGTTGGTCAAATCAGAACCCTTTGTGTATAGTTGGAATGATTTCGTGACGGCTGGAAAAAGCGTGTGGGACGGTGTAAGAAATTACCAAGCCCGTAACAACCTTCAAGCCATGAAAGAAGGCGATTGGGTTTTGTTTTATCATAGCAATGAGGGCATGGAAGTGGTGGGCATTGCTCAGGTATTGAAGGAAGCATATCCTGACCCAACAACCGACGACCCGCGCTGGGTAGTAGTGGAGCTTGTGCCTGTGCAGCCCTTGGTACAACCCGTGACATTGAAGCAAATTAAAGCAGATAATAGATTGGATCAAATAGCGTTAATTAGGCAATCTCGATTGTCGGTAATGCCTATCCGACCCGAAGAGTTTGATGTCATACTAAGTTTAAGCCAAAATGAAAGCACATAA